The DNA sequence CATCTTTTAATTCTCTTATGAAGAAGTTGTTAAAAGAAGAATATTTGTTTATATCAATTTCTTTAGCCTCATCTATATTGATTTTAAATTTTTTTATGGCTAAATTTATTAGATAATTTTTTAGATGTCTATTTTTTGATTCTGCTAATCTACTAACTAGTCTCGATGTTAAAGAATGAGGGATTATGTATTGCAGAAATATAAAAAGTTTATCTTTCATTGATCTTTTACTCTTGAAGCTTTTATTATTATTAGTATAGCACTGTGTTATAATGTTTAGTTAATTTAATTAGCTAGTTACTATATATTTGTAGATGAAAAAAAGTTTCCAAATTTTCATTTTAGTGAGTCTTGGTTTATTGTTACAAAACTGTGCAACTAATGATGTAGATAATGATTTCACTGCTGAAAGTCTTTCTAATGAGAGCTTTAGCTGGGATATATTTAGAAATAGGAAGTATGAGTATGCTAAAGTTCAGGTTAAAGAAGAGCCTTCTTTGATAATTCCTACAGGTTTAAATGGTGAAAAAATCAAACCAGCTTTAAAGCTTCCTGATGGTGATGATAAGTACGCTAGGTCACAAGTTCCTAAAGCATATCAGCAGATGTTACCTCCAAATTATACAGTCAAGTTTGATATGGCTAAAATAATAAGTGATCAAATATCAAAAGTTTCCATAAGTGTTGTTTATGATGATTCTGGATCTTTGAAACTTGTATTTAGAGAGCCACTATCTATAACCATAAATTTACTAGATGACTATTTCAAAGATCATCCTAATAGTTATACCATAACATCTGAGAAAGATGAAGTGTTATCGGGACATTTGATTACAGTTAAAGATGCTCAAAAAGATAGAATATTTGTTATTAAGGCACGTAAAATTGATGAGCTCTCTAGTTTGGTTAAGATAAATGCTGTCTTTACTGGAGATGGTCAGTCTCAAGCACCTGATCATATTTCAGAAGGTGTTCGATTACTAAGTGATATTCGTAAAGAATTAAATAATACCGAATTAAAAAGCGATAATAATCTAGAAATTGCTAAAAAAGCGGAGTTGGATATGGCGGCATCTGAAGCTAATGCGAGTAAAGGGCAGTCAAGTTTAGGAGGATTGTTAGGTTCTGCTAAGAAGAGCAAGTTCGGTTTTGGTTCATATGATAGGACTATTGATAAATCTATACAGCAAGATGAGACAGACCAGATTCAAAATCAGATGAAAGATTATACTAAAATTACTGCGCCATCCGACAATAGTGTCTACGATAGTCAAGCACAAGCACAAGAGTTAAATACATAGGTGATAGAATATGTATGATATTTCAGTTTTTATCGGAAGATTTCAGCCTTTTCATAGGGGGCATCTGTATAACATATTAGTAGCTTTGGAAAATAGTAAGAAAGTTATTATAAACGTAGGAAGTTCATTTAATGCTCCAAATATAAAAAATCCATTTTCATTTGAATTTAGAAGGCAGATGATTATTGAGGACTTAAAGGTAGCGGGCGTTGATTTAAGTTTAGTTGAAATTGAACCACTAGCAGATTATTTTTATCAAGAGCAAAAATGGGAAGAGTCTTTACGTCAAAATGTCTATAAGTACGCTAGGATAGATGAAACTATAGCTATTGTTGGACATATTAAGGATGACTCTAGCTATTATATTAAGAGTTTTCCAGAGTGGGGATATATACCAGTAGATAATTATAAAAATTATAATGCCACAGAGTTTAGAAAATATTTTTATAAAGGCGAAATTCTTGATGAGTATATGTGTAGTCGAACACTAAATCAGGGAGCATTTAAATTATTAAATGCTTTTATGCAAAGCGTAACATATCAAGATCTGGTTGCTGAAAATAATTATGTTGTCGACTATAAGTATTCATGGAGAAATGCGCCTTATAAACCAAACTTAGTTACAGTGGATGCTCTAGTTATAGTAAATAATCATATTCTTCTAGTCCAAAGGAAAGGTTTCCCTGGTAAGGGGTTGTGGGCGTTACCAGGTGGATTCTTGGAGTGTGAAGAGACTATATCTCAAGCGATAGTAAGAGAGTTGTTTGAAGAAACAAATATAGATTTAAGTATTGAGCAATTATCTTTAGCAAAAAGGTGTGAAAAAGTCTTTGACTATCCTGATCGTTCTGTTAGAAGTCGAACTATTAGTCATGTTGGTGTTTTTATATTGGAAGAATGGCCGAGTTTACCAATAATAAATGCCGCAGACGATGCTAATAAAGTTCAGTGGGTTTCTATAGATTCAATTATAAATAG is a window from the Francisella salimarina genome containing:
- a CDS encoding bifunctional nicotinamide-nucleotide adenylyltransferase/Nudix hydroxylase, with product MYDISVFIGRFQPFHRGHLYNILVALENSKKVIINVGSSFNAPNIKNPFSFEFRRQMIIEDLKVAGVDLSLVEIEPLADYFYQEQKWEESLRQNVYKYARIDETIAIVGHIKDDSSYYIKSFPEWGYIPVDNYKNYNATEFRKYFYKGEILDEYMCSRTLNQGAFKLLNAFMQSVTYQDLVAENNYVVDYKYSWRNAPYKPNLVTVDALVIVNNHILLVQRKGFPGKGLWALPGGFLECEETISQAIVRELFEETNIDLSIEQLSLAKRCEKVFDYPDRSVRSRTISHVGVFILEEWPSLPIINAADDANKVQWVSIDSIINSMYDRMLEDHYQIITVLLEECGV